A stretch of DNA from Brevibacillus ruminantium:
ATTCCCCCATGCTTTCGGAAGATGACCAGAAATCTGCATCGGTGTCTGCCATTCAGTGGTTAATGCCAGTAATACGGACTGCTGTTTTGGAGTAAAGTTCATACCTTCTTCCTCCTTTGTACTATTTTATTGATAGTGTCAGCCTTGCTGTTCTACCTCTATATTATATACGCAATATATTTTGAAAGGGAGGATGGAAATGAAATGAAATGTCCGTATTGCGGTGAGGACTTTTGGGTTAGTGGGCCGATGCGTGGATGCTGATGGAGAAACTGAAGCAGAGGTATTTTTGCGAGGTGGCAATGACTGAAACAGATGATGGAAATTGGTACCGGATGGCGCGAATTTTTGAGGTTCTTGAGTCGCCTTACCAGGTAAAAACCTATAGGGCCGTTGAAAAAGACGCGCCAAGGGCTATCAGCATGGCAGCATACAAACTAGTATCTTAACAAAACGGTAAATGTAGTTAGAAATATCGCATAAACGCACCAAGTAAGAAAATGAAAAATAACACTCCGCAAATGATGCGGAGCATATCAAAATAAAACTCTGAAGGTTCTTCCTTATCAGTAAGCCACCTAAGAATATTATTCCATATGGCCCGGGGGTATAGTGCAACAAATCCAGTTAGTAATAACTGGAGAATAGTGACGATGATTTCAAGAACTTTAACCATAAACACCCCTCCATACTAGTATTTTACGGCTTGTTGGGGGTACTTTCAAATCTTAATTATTAATCAGAATAATCGATTTTTTAAATAGATGACATGGCACGGAAATCAGGGATGATGGTTGGGACGCTTGGGAGTGTACCCTGTTTCGTAACAGGGGGAAATACCTCTCAAGTCACTTGGTTGTTCTGATGTTGGGCATTACACGGCATATGTGGGGGACGCCGCCAGCAGACGGAATAATCACGTACGTTGGCAAGCATCTACGCGGCGCTGCTTCCATGCAGCAGGTTTCCGAAATGCAGGGGCCAGTAAGAGTGGCAAGAAACTCCTACAGCCCCAAGCCGATCGTTTCCCGCCACCGATGGAGCCAGCGGAAACCGGACTGTTCAGGCACGAGATTGTAATAGCGTGAGTATACACAATGTGTACTGTGAGAATCTTAAGACTGCATCCCGATCAGTATTAAAAAACTAATTAACAACAAAAAGCACCCTTTAATCCTTCTGAAAATCAAAACACTTCTAGGGGCGGAATTTTTATTCCATAAACTTACGTACTTTGGGGAAAGGATATAAATAATTCCAAGTATAAAAAAGATTATCGATAATCCAATCTTCCCCAGTTCCATCTAAAAAATCCCTCCGATGAAATGACTGTAGATACTGATTAGTGTTACGAAATAATAAGAAATTGATTTCAAGACACATGTGACACATTAGTTACTTTGGAAAGTCTTTGTTTAATTTCCCACCGCATTTTGTTGGGCAGTTGGGGTCATTACATGGCTCATCCGGGTCATCGGAATCGTGTTCGAATACGTAGTGGAAGCAAATCCAATGCATCTTTTCAAATATCTCATACGAATCTTTGTTGACTCTAACTTCACCCTTACAATGAGCGCAGATTGGATATTTATCCATATTGTCACCTCGAAATAAGTATATGTTACAGAAGTTAGGTAGGATAGACACCGATTTGTAGTAATTTAACAAAACGGTAATTGGGTAAAGAAAGACCCCTAGGTTTACCTAAGGGTTCCGTTGATGAAATATATTATGGAGATTTAGCTTCAATCGACTATGATTCTTACTACGACATACCCAGACCCGGTTAATGCGGCGATTATCATCTTGGGGATTGTGACGCTAATTGCGGCTTTTGGTTTTTTGCTCGCGTTGTACCGTCTTGGCACCAATCCATTGTTGGCGTGGCTCACAATGATCGTTGTTCTTTCAAACGGCCTTGGTACCCTATTATCCGGAATATTTCCCATTCCCGATCCGAGACACGGTGGGGGAGCCCTGTCAGCTGGCATGTTCCTGGTGCCGTTTATTTTTGCTTTTGTGTCTCATGAAATGCTTGAAAAACTTCCAAAAACTAAATCATGAAATGTCAGATAAGTTTTTTTGACGATTATTGATGCTGAATGAGGCGGATCAAGGAGTCGTCGGTCAATTTGAGCTTTCTCATATAGCAGCGCACCGCTAAAAAGTGGGACATTTTTATTTGCATCTTCTCATGTTGTTCGCATATAATACAAACAAACGTTCGTAAACGAGTGATCCGTTTGGACATAAATGAAGTGGTCATGTCGTGGATCGTCTGGCATTAGGCGGTAAAATTATCCTCTTACCCGAGAAGACCCCCGACTTCATGTAATGGAAAGGAGGCAGCATTATTTCTCGTTCGGTATTGTCATATCAACTGCAGAATGAGGAACACTTTCAGATAGGATTACAAAAATCCTAAACATTCTGCAATTCATGAAAAAACCGAATCCTTTACTTGAAAGGCATCCGGTTTTCGTAATCAGGCAGCCGGGGTTGGACTACTCTTTTTATTAGCATAGCGCTTTCAGCTCTTTTATTTGCTCAATATGTCTTTGCTCGTGTAAATACAATAGTTCAATCCATTGAGTGAAAATCCGAGGGCCTTGGGAAAGTGGAGATGGAGTCCAAGATTACCGCAGACACATTCATCCAAGGTTTGGAGACTATCTTACATCACAAGAAGGGCTCGGCAGCTCTTCATTTACTCACACCCTTCTTCCGGATATACCACCGGCGTTTATGAAAGGAGATGGACCTATAATTTTGGGCCAGTCTGATGATTCGTTTACGAGAAAGTGATGCCGGTTTTGAAGAGAGGCTTTTGTTAAGGGAACTTCTTACAATCAGATTACCGGGGTAGTGAGCTTTCACGAAGTTACCGTAAGTTTCGAACTCGGAGAAGCCGGCATAACTCTGTTTGTTGGTTTTCTTGATAATCGCCCAGTACCACCTGGTCTTATGCCTGGCCTCAATTTTACGCTTCAGTTGGGAGAGCTTCGATTTGTCGAACAGCATATAGTGGGCAACGAAAGAGCGCGAGGCAGTTGGCCTGGTTCCCAGTAATTTCTTATAGGTGCGAAAATACTCAGGACGACTCCAGTTTCGGCAGTAAAAAACGGTTTTCCCGTTGACGAGAAAGACGTGAGGGCGGATGAGAATGGTGTCAGCGTCAATCACAAGATAATACCTTTGCTTGGTCAAGTTTCCTCCCGCCAGCTTCAACAATTGTTGGAGCATCCAGCCCGAGCGATTGGTGCGTTTGGTTTGGTAGTGAATGTCTTTTTTTGTAATCGGTAGGACGCGTTTTTCATTGATGAAGGTGCAGTTTTTACGTCGGCAAAGGGCTTGGATTCGCTTGCTTGGTGGCGATACAACCATGATCTTGCCGACGGGATGCTTCACTTGCTTACGGATACTGTCAATGACATAGGGAAGCGTGCCAAGGTCTTTCTCAATAGCTGGGATCAGGACATCAATTTTGATAGAGCTGTTGAAGGTGCTTTTCGCTGAACGATTCAACTTCTCAACTCCTTTTCTAAGCTGTTTCACGCATATGTGTCTGAACAGGTTGGCCGAAGTGTCCGACTTTCCAGATAGGATATGATTTTCTTCCTTCAGGTGAATATGACAGATATGGAAATCCTGAGAAATGGGTGTTTGTCTGCGTTCTAGAGTCAATGAGAAAACTATTGATCTCAGAGGCCGACAGGGTTTGAAGCCTTGCCGCTATAAGCACGACCGTTGTTTTTGCAGTGATTCAATACGTATACTTTTTGAAGATAAAGAGTAGTGGTTTCGTTGCACTCCAAAAAGAAGTGTCAGCTTAACAGTACCAAGGCATATCGGAATCATGGGGTTCGGAATTGAAATCCGAATATAGGTATTACTTTTAACTTTCCTCCGAAAGAAGTCTCCCACTTCTAAACGTGAAGGTGCTTTTAGCACCAGTGAAAGTGGGGGCAGGTGGTGCTCCCATTGAAGTGATAAAAAAATATATAGAAAATCAAGGTGTAAAGTGAGGTGATTCGATATGGCAAACAAAGCATATAAGTTCCGTCTGTATCCAACGCAAGAACAAGAGAAACTCCTTGCCAAAACCTTCGGTTGTGTTCGTTTCGTCTACAACAAAATGTTAGCTGAACGAAAGGAAACATATGAACAATTTAAGGGTGACAAAGAAGCGCTAAAGAAACAAAAGTTTCCTACTCCTGCTAAGTATAAGGAGGAGTTTGCATGGCTCAAAGAAGTAGATAGTCTCGCATTGGCGAACGCCCAACTGAATTTGCAGAAGGCATACAAAAACTTCTTCTCTGGTCGTGCTGAATTTCCGAAGTTCAAAAACCGTAAGGCAGGACAATCCTACACAACCAATGTGGTAAACGGAAACATTATGCTTTTGGATGGCTATATCAAATTGCCGAAACTGAAACTTGTGAAAATGAAGCAACATCGGGAAATTCCGTCGCTTCATATTGTCAAGTCTTGTACGGTTTCTCGAACAAAAACAGGAAAATACTATGTTTCTATTCTCACTGAATACGAACATCAACCTGTACAAAAAGAAGTGCAAGCTGTTGTTGGCTTAGATTTTTCCATGAATGGCTTATTTGTCGATAGTGAAGAAGGTGAGACAGCCAATTACCCTCGTTTCTATCGCCAAGCCTTGGAAAAATTAGCGAAGGAACAGCGTATTTTATCACGTAGAAAGAAAGGCTCTAGTCGTTGGCACAAACAACGTCTGAAAGTAGCGAAGCTACATGAAAAAATTGCGAACCAACGAAAGGACTTTCTCCATAAGGAATCGCACAAATTAGTGAAACTGTATGACTGCGTGGTTATCGAAGACCTCAACATGAAAGGAATGTCACAAGCACTCCATTTCGGGAAAAGCGTTGCTGATCATGCCTGGGGCATGTTCACGACATTTCTTGGGTACAAGTTAGAAGAGCAAGGGAAAAAGCTTATCAAAATAGATAAATGGTTTCCATCATCCAAAACTTGCTCATGTTGTGGTCAAGTAAAAGAGTCTCTATCCCTTTCTGAGCGTAAATTCCACTGTGATTGTGGTTTTGTGGCAGACAGAGATTGGAATGCTTCTATCAACATCAAACGTGAAGGATTACGCTTATTAGCGTTGGTATAGCAAAAAGAACTCTTGGAACGAGAGGGATAGCTCGGTCAGTTTTCGTTGGCTACTAAAAGCAACGATAAGTCGAGAAGCCCCCACTTCAAAAACCGTAGGGTTTTAAGTGATGGGTAGTTCACTTCATAGGCAAGTTAGATGTTACAGAGTAAGTGGTAGAGATCTCAATATTATTAACAATCCAAACCTGCCAAACACCAGTTTCTGGATTATTAACCTCTACGACCTCAGGATTTGCACTGGGATTACTTGAATTAGATCGTATGTTTGAAGGAGATCTCAAATACACATCTGGAAAATCATAATCATCTACACTTGCAAATTGTGCTTCAACTCGTATGAGGCTACTTCCATCAGGAACAGTAATTGTTCCAACTCGTTTGTCTTCACCTTGTCCGATTGTTCCGTTTTTTACATTGCTATTCTCGTCTTATACCTTCTATATCTCTCGGTTTTATAACGAACCTACACCGTGCGGGCGACTTTCATCGCACACGGCGTTCCATCAACGGATAAGAAGTTGTTTACAATGGGCAATTCTATTGTACGACGAATGGTCGGCAAAAAATCTATTGGGTAGAAGGATTGAGACAAAATTGAGACTGAACAAGACTATGACAAGATACACAATGTAGCGTAATGCTTAACACAAAAAAACCGTCAGGTTTTCTATAACAAATTGGATTGTCAACACCAAACTAGACAGATTTCTTAAGTGCAACTTCTTTGTACGCTATAGGACTCAGATAACCTAATGTGGAATGAATCCTTGTTTCGTTAAACCATTTTATATAGATTCCCAGCTCCTTTTTTAACTGAGCTAACGATTCAAACTGACGATTTCTCACGAACTCCGCTTTGATCAGCTTAAAGGTTGCCTCTGCCACTGCATTATCATAGGGGCAGCCTTTCATACTTAGTGAGCGTTTGATATTGAACGTATTGATCACATCATCAATCGTAAGATTTTTAAACTCACTGCCACGATCCGAGTGAAAAAGCTGAATTTGGCGCAGATCTCCTTTTACGCTTGCAAATGCTTGATAGACGAGTGCGGCATCTTTGAATTTTCCGCAGCTGTGACCAATAATCTCCCGATTAAACAAGTCCACAAGCAAGCAAATATAGTGCCATTTGTTTGCGACTCGAACGTAGGTCAAGTCACTCACAACAGCTTCGAGAGGTGCTTCTTTCACAAACTCGCGATTCAGTTCGTTCTGGATTGGCGATTCGTTACATGACGACACATTCGGTTTATACTGTGCAACCGTGTAGACCGAAACCAGAGCGTTTTTCTTCATCAAACGTCCAATGCGCCGTCTGGAAACCGTCAGTCCATCTTTGTGAAGTTTTGCTTTGATCTTTCTTGCTCCATAAACGCGCTGATTCTCTTCAAAAATACGGATAATTGCTTGTTCCACCTCATCATCATCGATAGATGATGGCTCTTTACTCTCGTAGTAGTAGGTACTCCGATTGACCTGGAGGATCTTGCACATGGCCAATACGGAATACTTATGAGCGTTTTGCTGGATTACCATTATTTTCGTCCGAAGATCAGCGCCGCTTGCTTTAAAATATCGTTCTCCATCTTCAGTCGTTGATTTTCCTTACGTAGCTGAAGTAGCTCGTTTTGTTCATCTGTACGGTTATCGCTTTCTTTGAAGGAACCGGTGGTTCTACTCTGTTTTACCCAACGATCAAATGCAGATGCACTCAGATCGTATTCTCTCAAAATATCTGCACGTGGTTTGCCGTTCTCATAAAGTTGAACCATTTGCTGCTTGAACTCATCTGTAAATGCTCGACGCTCACGTTTAGCCATGACATTCTCTCCGTCCTTTTTCGATTTGTTTCTAATCTACTAGACCTTAAGAGAACTGTCCAATTCAGTGTAGCCGATTCAAATTGATCCATTTCTCGTAAATAGCCTGCAATTTGGCGGAATTAAAGCATTGAGAGACTGAATGGTAAGAAGAATAGCACATGAGTTGCACTATTCTTCATCAATCTCAATATCGTCTGATTCATTTGAGATTCCAGCAAGCATTTTTGCTTCAGCTTCAAATGGCTCTACATCGATATCTAAAGGCTTTTCCTTATACTGCGCATTCCATGGAATACCACAAGCTGCTGCGTGCCTTTTAGGATCGTATGGGACACCTGTTTTCAAAACGCTGTAAATAATCTTTGCAACTTTGCCACACATATGTCCAATGGCTTTTCTCTTGGGCATTTGACGTTCTACCAGTCGCTCGTAGTACACCGCAAAAACATTAGGGCCAGCTCTTTGTGCAATAAGTATTAACGCCATTTGAAATAGAATCCTGCGAGTATCTCGAACGCCACTAAATGTTTGATGAGTTCCTTTGACGGAAGTACCGGACTGTTTATTTTCCGCAGATACACCAAGATACTTTTTAAATTCTTTATATGTACTGAAACGTTGAATATCACCAATGATTGCGATAAGGGTACATGCCCATCCATCACTCATGACAGGTAATGAATAAAGCAACTGTGTATAGGGGTGTGGTGTAGTTCCTTTCTCGACATTACCATGCAAGAGCTCATGAATATTTTCGTCAATACGCTCTAAACTTTCTTGAAGCCGTAAGGCTTCCTGGATAAGCCAATTTTGACGATCAACAACATGAACCAATGGAAGGGCGACTGTATTAGGTAGTATTTTAACTAATTCAGTAGCTGCCTTTTTTGCAACAGTCTTAGCTCCACTTTTAACAATGGCTTCTCGAATCTCATCTTCGGACAAATCCTTCATATCCAATGCTGTAGGATACTTTAAGACTAGGCGTAATACAGAAGGATTAGACAGCTTTTTAAACGCTCTTTTTAGATCAGGGTGAGTGATCCGAAATAGTTGCTGCACCTGGTTTTTCCGGCGTGTCAAGGTAGTAGTAAGCAACCAGCGATCCCGTATGAGCGTACGAAAAATTGACTGTGACAACGAGGCGGGACTCGCCAATCGGACAGATTTCATATCGGGATGTAAAGATTTATGCCATCCCATATAAGCCATCGTTCTAGCATCAATAGCATCAGATTTCTCTTGGATACCTAGTGTTTCTTCACGAAATTTTTTAACAGAGGCATTTTCAACCATGTGAAGTGAGTATCCAGCGTTTATTAATATTTGTTGAAGGAGAAAGGAATAGTGGCCACCTGTCGGTTCCATTAGAACAAAAAAGTCGGTTGGTTTTAATCCTAACTGCTCTTGTACAACTTGAAGGGCGTTCAAGAAGTTAGAAATACCCAAGCTGTCGGCATCAAATTTCATTGTTTTGGCCCTTTTCCATTTTCCATCACGAAACTGTTCAGGAGAAATACAGGTAGCCACATGAAAATCAGCTCCAATATCGACACCAACGTAGATTGGGTAAAAGAGCCTTTCAGATTCTCGTTGCCCATTGGTTTGACTAACACTAAATGTCATTAGCTCAGTTACCGTCATAAGCTGAGTTCTCCTTTTTATTATCAAAGCAGCATGTAATACACCTGACTTTCCAAGTTACTGTGAGAGCTTCATTTGCCCAATGTAGCATGTTAGGAATATAGCGCCAGGTGATCTGTCCCCAAATTGTCTCAAGAGGTCTAACGCAAGTTAGCCCCAAACGTTTAAAGGGTTTTGACTGCTTAAGTTTATATAAGGTGAAGATTACTGTTATATAGACCTTTAAAAACTAAATACGATATAACTGGTTGAATCCCTCCTGCATTTTAAGGAATTTCTGGAAAATAAAAAAACCCGTAAAAACGGGTTATGGCTACTTAAGTTGTGCAGTGCCTAAACACGTGGAGTGCCCCAGTGTTATATCAGAGGTCTGTAATCTAACAGCCCCAATCCTATTATGGTCGGAAAAACCATGAAAGGTCACTGCACATAGTATGGATTCGTTAAAGAACGAGTTCATTCCTGCAAGACCAATGTTCCCAAATAGTTACTAGAGCTCCATCCATCTGAAGTGCCCACATTGTAATCAGGAATACATTGGTATACAAACATTCTCTAAAAAAGGAGTTACTCCTGCAAAAAAACCAATGTTCCCAAACACACGACAGAGCTCCATCCTGTTTATGGCAGACTAAAAATGTAGGTTATGGCAGTTAATTTATGCAGACCCGTAGGGGCTGCATAAATTAAAAAACCACTTGCCAACATCCCCTTATCAAAATACACTCCTGTTGGGCATTACAGACGACGGGAGGTATAAAGTTAGGAGATGTTAGCAGTGGCAGAAATTAATTATATCAGGCATGAGGCAAACAAAAAAGGGCGAGCTTATAGCAAGATTGCCAAACAAATGAATCGTGATTCAAGGACGGTTCAGAAGTATGCAGAAATGGATGATTTCAATCTACAAGAAAAGCCCAAGCAAATTCGAAAAGCTAGAGTCATGGAGCCCGTTAAACCTATTCTTGATCAATGGATCAAAGAGGACTTGAACAAGAAAAAGAAGTTCCGAAGAACAGCACAACGCTTGTTCACGCAATTAGTGGAGGAATACCAATTTACAGGATCATCTCGCTCTGTCAGACAATATGTTTCCCAACGTAAGCACCAGTTAGCGGAGACAAGTGATGCTGCGGCATTGCCATTGGAAACGAGACCTGGATCAGCTCAAGTTGATTTTGGAGAAGCACCATTCAAATATCAGGGAGAAAGTGTTACCTTGCCATTCCTCGTTCTCTCGTTTCCTTATAGCAACACGTTCTACTTTCAAGTTTTCCAGTCTCAGAATCGAGAATGCTTTCTGGAGGGATTAAAGCGTATCTTTCACTATATAGGTGGAGTTCCAAAGGTCATTCGATTTGATAATTTATCACCAGCGGTGAAAAAGATCATGCCAAATGGTCAGCGTGAACTGACGGAGGAATTTCAAAACTTCGTTTTTCATTATGACTTTGAATACGAGTTTTGCAATCCCGGTAGTGGCAATGAAAAAGGGCACGTAGAGGCGATGGTCAAGTACGTTCGCAACAACTTCCTGCTACCTGAGTTGCAGATACACAATCTTGATCAGCTAAACGAAACCCTTTGGAAAAAAGCCGAGAAAGATCGGGAGAGACCTCATTATGTGAAAGAAACCATGCTTTCCGAACTATATTTGGCAGACAAGGAACACCTTCTTCAATTACCTGCCAAAGAGTTTGATTGTATCCGATATGAACGAGTAAAAGCGGATAAATACGGATATATCCGAGTCGAAAATAAACTCTACTCAACGTCTCCCCGTTTTGCCAAATGTATGGTTTTGGCAAAGATCTCATTTGACCGAGTCGATATTTTAACTGAAGAATATGAGCTGATCGTACAGCATCCCAGGCTGTATGGCAAAGAGCCAAAATCAGTGATTTGGCAGCCATATTTGATATTGATGGCAAAACGGCCAACTGCTATTAAATACACAAGTTTTTATGAACAATTGCCAATCGAATGGCAAGTCTATCTCTCGAATTGCACGGTCCCAGAGAAGCAAGAAGCTCTCCAGCTACTATCCGTCATTTTAAAAAACGATGATATGAAAATACCCACGCAAGCTTTGCAGCTTGCCTCTGAGAATGGTCACCCAGCCGTTGATTCTATTAAGCAGATCTATTATCAACTCATGAATGGCCGTGGACAAAGGGATACCATCCAACCGAAAGGTTTTGTTCCTGCCGTTCCAACAGCCACTAGAGGATTAGCCCATTACAATGAATTTTTTAAGGGAACGGGAGGTCATCACTAGTGGATGCATTGATAAAAGAATATTCAAAGCGTCTCAAGTTGAGTTGGGTTCGGCAACATTTCCATGAGGTTGAAGCTACTACAAATGAAGAGTACTTACTCAAAATACTAGAAAACGAGATACAACAACGAGAAGTACGGAAAATCAATCTGCTCTTTAAACAATCTTCCTTGCCAAGAATAACAGGAAAGCCATTTGAATGGGGTCATATTCAGATGGGACAAGGTCTCACGCAGGATCATATCCTTCATGGTGGATTTATAGAGGAGAAAGAAAATCTGATCTTTTATGGCGGTGTGGGAACGGGGAAAACGTACTTATCCACTCTGATTGGCTTAAATGCCATTCAGCAGCAAGGGAAAAAGATAAAGTTCTTTACTGTCGCTGGATTAGTCAATCGGCTGCTAGACGCTCACGAGACTGGCTCGTTGAGCCGATTCTTTAACCATATTGAGAAGCTAGATCTGTTAATACTCGACGAACTGGGGTATATTCCTCTGCATAAACAAGGTGCAGAACTGCTATTTCAGATTATCTCCATGTGCTACGAAAGAAAAAGTATTATTATCACGACCAATCTACAGTTTGGCCAATGGAATCATATATTTGGTGATCCAATTTTAACAGAGGCAGTTATTGATCGCTTGATTCATCACTCTCATTTGATCGTCTTCAATGGCGAAAGCCATCGATACAAAGAATCGCTATTACACGGTAAATAATTTAGGGGTTGGCAAGTGGTACATTTTTAATTGCCATTTGCTACATTTCTTACTTGCCAAAAACACTCCATCCAAAAGGAGTGCCCACGTTGTGTTAAGAAATACATTGGCACTTTGTAGTTTAAGCCTAAAAAGAAAATATGAAAAGAAGTTCTCAGTAGATTGCTTTGCAATCTACTTGCGATACCTCCCGTGTGGGCTATGTCCTCCAAAAAATCTAAATGAAAGGTGTGGTTACACCATGTATTAAATTTCTTACGCGAATAGCATGTAGTCCTTTAATCGAAAGAAAAGATGATTCAAATCATTACAGTAACACACGATTTGCTAAATGAGAGGGGGAAATATGAAAGCCTATCATGTTCATGACTAGGAAAACAGCGGTGAAGAGGCTTATCATGGATTGGGCTATCAAAAATCTAAGCCAACTAGAGGGGGCGACATTAACGAACTCATGACAATTGAATGAATCGCCAATAAATTCTACTCGATGACAACTAACTATAAACCTAAAGTAGCAACGATTGCACACGGAGATCCCCACTTGGACAATGTTTTCCTGCGTGATAAACAGGTCAAGTTCATTGATTGGGAATGGGCGGGGGTCACGTCACCTATCCGAGATGTAACTTTCATTCTTCAAGATATCTATAATCTAGACTTGCTGAGGTATGTAGTAAGTAGGTACTACGAATTAATAACTGAAACAGTGTTACATGTTTCTGAAGAAGATTACATGCGAGATTTGGCAATCTGGGCTATTGATATAACATTGATGATGTTAGGATGGGAAATCGAAAAAATGACATTGAGCGAAGAAACAGGCGATGACATCATAAATAAAGTCAATTTTAAGATTCATTTCATTCAAGAACAATGGAACCATTTTATAGAAAACGAAGGGTCAAATTGATTTTACAAAAGAGAATTGTGAGCAGGTGGATAACGATGGATCGAATCCTCCGGCTTCTGATTAATCGTATTTTGTTCATTGCATTTTAAACAAATAATCGTTTTATCTTCCAGGATTACCCCTTCCAAGAATCCACCAGTGCAATATATGGCTTTGTTACATTGTTTGCAATAACAAACGAATTCCATCTGGCTTCACATCCTTTGATTACAGTATATGACACGCTTTAGATAAATCGAAAGGATCATTTTGTTAAATTGATTCGGTTTTCGGTACCTTGAAATTTGAAAAAAGCAGAAAGAAGATAGGTCACGCAGGAAATTGCAAACCATTTTGTATCTGATGCTAGTAACAAATACGTACTGAACGGTAACGACCAAATAAATGGTATCAAGATTATTGGTGCGGTTACAAAAGATGTAATAAAAGCGATGAGTGCTGGAAGCATAATCAGCAAATATAATAAAAAGTCGAGACCTTTATAGGATTCACCATAAATATAGTCATAACAAACAACTAATGAAATCAATGAACCGAGTAGGCCGATCAGGAAACCTAGAACGGAGAACCAATTTTTATACATCGTGTCAATCCTCCTTCATTAACCGAATATTACCAGCTAGAACGACAGGAGGAAAGAACACGACCTCAATTGCTTTCGTTCATTCTCAATATGTTGAACTCTAAATTGAAAATCTTGGTCCAATAGGGTGACCAACATGCGAAAATCCGAATTTTCTGATGAGGTTCTTTCGATTACCAGCACGGTGCAAGACTCCCTTCTTGTGACGGCATATCGCTACCTCGGATATTGCCGTTCTTTGCTACTACTATAACATGAAGAGATGTCCGTTTTCATAAGAAGATGTCAGGTTTTCTGACATATGTATGTAAAAATACTCTATGTGAAAAAGTAACTTACCAAAATGAAGACAATTGTTTGTAACAGTGCTGTAGTGATGTCTTCCTTCCAACTACTATTTGCATGTGGACTTCTTTTGTATCTCAAAATACTCATAAGTCGAGTGATTAGGAAAAAGCAGAGAAAGACGATAAGGATTTTTACAGGGGGAAGCATATTTTCACCTCAGATCCAGATCCGTACATGATTTTCATCATTTTAACAAAAAATTAGGATTCAACT
This window harbors:
- the istB gene encoding IS21-like element helper ATPase IstB gives rise to the protein MDALIKEYSKRLKLSWVRQHFHEVEATTNEEYLLKILENEIQQREVRKINLLFKQSSLPRITGKPFEWGHIQMGQGLTQDHILHGGFIEEKENLIFYGGVGTGKTYLSTLIGLNAIQQQGKKIKFFTVAGLVNRLLDAHETGSLSRFFNHIEKLDLLILDELGYIPLHKQGAELLFQIISMCYERKSIIITTNLQFGQWNHIFGDPILTEAVIDRLIHHSHLIVFNGESHRYKESLLHGK
- a CDS encoding phosphotransferase family protein produces the protein MTTNYKPKVATIAHGDPHLDNVFLRDKQVKFIDWEWAGVTSPIRDVTFILQDIYNLDLLRYVVSRYYELITETVLHVSEEDYMRDLAIWAIDITLMMLGWEIEKMTLSEETGDDIINKVNFKIHFIQEQWNHFIENEGSN